From one Gemmobacter sp. genomic stretch:
- a CDS encoding IS91 family transposase gives MIRPKLELADIFRAHGPAWRQANAGHVSLGQLKVMSAIEACRTETLGGHVAGCASCGHHHIAYNSCKNRHCPKCQGPAARDWMAARAEDLLPVEYFHVVVTLPAEIAQVAFWNKKAVYDLLFRASAETVMTIAADPRRMGAQVGMTSVLHTWGSALTHHPHIHMIVPGGGLSPDGTRWVPCRPGFFLHVRVLSRLFRRLFIEGLLALHRAGALSFFGDLAGLAEAGAFAAWLAPLRKSEWVVYAKPPFGGPEAVLAYLSRYTHRVAISNSRLVSADDATVAFRWKDYRIKRGDRQRIMRLATGEFIRRFLLHVLPDGFHRIRHYGLLASAGRKANIGKIRALLGQSPAIAPPEAGAEPVPLTLREPCPCCGGPMRVIEIFRRGQKPQSRAPPRDQAA, from the coding sequence GTGATCCGGCCGAAGCTGGAGCTGGCTGACATCTTCCGTGCCCATGGACCTGCGTGGCGGCAGGCCAATGCCGGGCATGTCAGCCTAGGCCAGCTGAAGGTGATGTCGGCGATCGAGGCCTGCCGGACCGAGACGCTCGGAGGGCATGTGGCCGGTTGTGCCAGCTGCGGCCACCATCACATCGCCTACAACTCCTGCAAGAACCGGCACTGCCCGAAGTGCCAGGGACCGGCCGCGCGCGACTGGATGGCCGCGCGGGCCGAGGACCTGCTGCCGGTGGAATACTTCCACGTCGTCGTCACCCTGCCAGCCGAGATCGCGCAGGTCGCGTTCTGGAACAAGAAGGCGGTCTACGATCTCCTGTTTCGTGCATCGGCCGAAACGGTGATGACCATTGCGGCCGATCCCAGGCGTATGGGCGCGCAGGTCGGCATGACCAGCGTCCTGCATACCTGGGGTTCGGCGCTGACGCACCATCCCCACATTCACATGATCGTCCCAGGTGGCGGCCTGTCGCCCGACGGCACAAGATGGGTGCCCTGCCGCCCGGGCTTTTTCCTGCATGTGCGTGTCCTCTCGCGCCTGTTTCGGCGCCTATTCATCGAGGGGCTACTGGCACTCCATCGTGCTGGCGCTCTGTCCTTCTTCGGAGACTTGGCCGGACTGGCGGAGGCCGGGGCCTTCGCCGCCTGGCTGGCTCCGCTCCGCAAATCCGAATGGGTGGTCTACGCCAAACCGCCGTTCGGCGGACCCGAGGCAGTGCTGGCCTATCTGAGCCGCTACACCCACCGGGTGGCGATCTCGAACAGCCGCTTGGTCAGCGCCGACGACGCAACCGTCGCCTTCCGCTGGAAGGACTATCGCATCAAGCGGGGCGACCGGCAGCGGATCATGCGGCTGGCCACTGGCGAGTTCATCCGGCGCTTCCTGCTCCACGTCCTGCCAGATGGCTTCCATCGCATCCGTCACTACGGCCTGCTGGCCAGCGCCGGCCGCAAGGCCAACATCGGGAAGATCCGCGCCCTGCTCGGACAGTCCCCCGCCATCGCGCCCCCGGAGGCAGGTGCCGAGCCCGTCCCGCTGACCCTACGCGAGCCTTGCCCTTGCTGCGGCGGCCCCATGCGCGTGATCGAGATCTTCCGGCGCGGCCAGAAACCCCAGTCACGCGCCCCACCGAGGGACCAGGCGGCATGA
- a CDS encoding helix-turn-helix domain-containing protein, translating to MAKALRRIKAQETRKALVPIASSAGLASELKALTDRLSDDPGVKKFTVTVNKETGIAKATAVGHRGQTFTQEVVGPGLTATMTYAPKTKGGKAARDQNIVALYERDLTQMEIAERLDVSQSTVSNVLRREGLR from the coding sequence ATGGCCAAGGCCCTTCGCCGCATCAAGGCGCAAGAAACCAGAAAAGCTCTCGTCCCCATTGCCAGCAGCGCTGGGCTGGCGTCCGAATTGAAGGCGCTGACGGATCGTCTCTCGGACGATCCCGGCGTAAAGAAATTCACTGTCACTGTTAACAAGGAAACCGGAATTGCCAAGGCCACCGCCGTTGGACATCGTGGCCAGACCTTCACGCAGGAGGTGGTTGGGCCGGGCTTGACCGCGACAATGACCTACGCCCCCAAGACCAAGGGCGGGAAGGCTGCGCGGGATCAGAACATCGTCGCGCTCTACGAGCGTGATTTGACCCAGATGGAGATTGCGGAACGCCTCGACGTGTCCCAGTCGACCGTGTCCAACGTTCTGCGACGTGAAGGTCTTCGCTAA
- the lon gene encoding endopeptidase La has translation MNEPLSPSYPVLPLRDIVVFPHMIVPLFVGREKSVRALEEVMSEDRQILLSSQVDPTVDDPKTDGIYKVGVLANVLQLLKLPDGTVKVLVEGRSRVRIVRFLDNEQFFEAECARLTELPGDQSTVEALVRTVSEEFERYAKIKKNIPEEALAAVAETREPARLADLVSGHLGVTVAQKQKLLETLDVAERLEQVYGHMQGEMSVLQVEKKIKSRVKSQMERTQREYYLNEQMKAIQKELGDGEDGQNEIAELEARITATKLSKEARDKVDAEVKKLKSMSPMSAEATVVRNYLDWILGVPWNVKSKVKKDLGKAEDVLNADHYGLEKVKERIVEYLAVQNRSSKLKGPILCLVGPPGVGKTSLGKSVAKATGREFIRISLGGVRDESEIRGHRRTYIGSMPGKIIQAMKKAKTSNPLILLDEIDKMGHDFRGDPASALLEVLDPEQNNTFVDHYLEVEYDLSNVMFLTTANSYNMPGPLLDRMEIISLAGYTEDEKREIARQHLIPKQVTAHGLKKTEYSIGDAALNDIIRYYTREAGVRNLEREIAKTARKAVTEIVKGKEKSVEVTPERLEAMLGVRRFRFGLAEAEDQVGVVTGLAWTSVGGDLLHIEALKLPGKGRMKTTGKLGDVMKESIEAASSYARSISPQIGVKPPKFDALDIHVHVPDGATPKDGPSAGLAMVTAIVSVLTGIPVRRDIAMTGEVSLRGNAMAIGGLKEKLLAALRGGITTVLIPEENEKDLPEIPENVKQGLKIIPVKHVSEVLKLALVRQPEPVEWDEAAEEAAALARKAEDAGRESQLAH, from the coding sequence ATGAACGAACCCCTTTCCCCCAGCTACCCGGTGCTGCCGCTGCGCGACATCGTGGTGTTTCCGCACATGATCGTGCCGCTGTTCGTAGGGCGCGAGAAATCGGTGCGTGCGCTGGAAGAGGTCATGTCCGAAGACCGGCAGATCCTGCTGTCGTCGCAGGTCGATCCCACGGTGGACGATCCCAAGACCGATGGCATCTACAAGGTCGGCGTTCTGGCCAATGTGCTCCAGCTGCTGAAACTGCCGGACGGCACCGTCAAGGTGCTGGTCGAAGGCCGCTCGCGCGTGCGCATCGTGCGGTTCCTGGACAATGAGCAATTCTTCGAGGCGGAATGCGCCCGCCTGACCGAACTGCCGGGCGATCAGTCCACGGTCGAGGCGCTGGTGCGCACCGTGTCCGAGGAGTTCGAGCGTTACGCCAAGATCAAGAAGAACATCCCCGAGGAGGCGCTGGCCGCCGTCGCGGAAACCCGCGAACCGGCGCGGCTGGCCGATCTGGTCTCGGGCCATCTGGGCGTGACCGTCGCGCAAAAGCAGAAGCTGCTGGAAACGCTGGACGTGGCCGAGCGTCTGGAACAGGTCTATGGCCACATGCAGGGCGAAATGTCCGTCCTTCAGGTGGAGAAAAAGATCAAGTCCCGCGTCAAGTCGCAGATGGAGCGCACGCAGCGCGAATACTATCTGAACGAACAGATGAAGGCGATCCAGAAGGAGCTGGGCGACGGCGAGGACGGCCAGAACGAAATCGCCGAGCTGGAAGCCCGCATCACCGCGACCAAGCTGTCCAAGGAAGCGCGCGACAAGGTTGATGCCGAGGTCAAGAAGCTGAAGTCCATGAGCCCCATGAGCGCCGAGGCGACCGTGGTGCGCAACTATCTGGACTGGATCCTGGGCGTGCCGTGGAACGTCAAGTCCAAGGTCAAGAAAGATCTGGGCAAGGCCGAAGATGTGCTGAACGCCGACCACTACGGTCTGGAAAAGGTCAAGGAACGCATCGTCGAATATCTGGCGGTGCAGAACCGGTCGTCCAAGCTGAAAGGCCCGATCCTGTGCCTTGTCGGCCCCCCGGGCGTCGGCAAGACCAGCCTGGGCAAATCTGTCGCCAAGGCGACGGGGCGCGAATTCATCCGCATTTCCCTGGGCGGGGTGCGGGACGAATCCGAAATCCGTGGTCACCGGCGCACCTACATCGGCTCGATGCCCGGCAAGATCATCCAGGCGATGAAAAAGGCCAAGACATCCAACCCGCTGATCCTGCTGGATGAAATCGACAAGATGGGCCATGACTTCCGCGGCGATCCGGCATCGGCGCTGCTGGAGGTGCTGGACCCGGAACAGAACAACACCTTCGTCGACCACTATCTGGAGGTGGAATATGACCTGTCGAACGTCATGTTCCTGACCACGGCCAACAGCTACAACATGCCCGGCCCCCTGCTGGACCGGATGGAGATCATCAGCCTGGCCGGCTATACTGAGGATGAAAAGCGCGAGATCGCGCGCCAGCACCTGATCCCGAAACAGGTGACGGCGCATGGTCTGAAAAAGACCGAATACAGCATCGGCGATGCCGCGCTGAACGACATCATCCGCTACTACACCCGCGAGGCGGGCGTGCGGAACCTGGAACGCGAAATCGCGAAAACCGCCCGCAAGGCGGTGACCGAGATCGTCAAGGGCAAGGAAAAGTCGGTCGAGGTTACGCCGGAACGGCTGGAAGCCATGCTGGGCGTGCGGCGGTTCCGCTTTGGCCTGGCGGAAGCCGAAGACCAGGTCGGCGTGGTGACGGGCCTGGCCTGGACATCGGTGGGCGGCGACCTGCTGCACATCGAGGCGCTGAAGCTGCCCGGCAAGGGCCGCATGAAGACGACCGGGAAACTGGGCGACGTGATGAAGGAATCGATCGAGGCGGCATCGAGCTACGCGCGCTCGATCTCGCCGCAGATCGGGGTCAAGCCGCCCAAGTTCGACGCGCTGGACATCCACGTCCACGTGCCTGATGGCGCCACGCCCAAGGACGGCCCCTCGGCCGGCCTGGCCATGGTGACGGCCATCGTCTCGGTGCTGACGGGCATTCCGGTGCGCCGCGACATTGCCATGACCGGCGAGGTTTCGCTGCGCGGCAATGCCATGGCCATCGGCGGGCTCAAGGAAAAGCTGCTGGCGGCGCTGCGTGGCGGCATCACCACCGTGCTGATCCCCGAGGAGAACGAAAAGGATCTGCCCGAGATCCCGGAAAACGTGAAGCAGGGGCTGAAGATCATCCCCGTCAAGCATGTGTCCGAGGTGCTGAAGCTGGCGCTGGTCCGCCAGCCCGAGCCGGTGGAATGGGACGAGGCCGCCGAGGAAGCCGCCGCCCTTGCCCGCAAGGCCGAGGATGCGGGCCGCGAAAGCCAGCTGGCGCACTAG
- a CDS encoding HU family DNA-binding protein yields the protein MAKPAKPATAPRPNRTPGAAGKIKAAAPVPATPIEGPVEGGVLKAKDLLERVAARAGANKKQAKPFMDAVLHEIGASLARGESFILPPLGRGKLRPRKEGATGEGVMLKLLPVKSKKEGETPLAPAEE from the coding sequence ATGGCAAAACCTGCCAAACCGGCAACCGCCCCCCGCCCCAACCGTACCCCCGGCGCTGCCGGCAAGATCAAGGCTGCGGCCCCGGTGCCTGCCACCCCGATCGAAGGCCCCGTCGAAGGTGGCGTGCTGAAAGCCAAGGATCTGCTGGAACGCGTTGCCGCCCGCGCGGGCGCGAACAAGAAGCAGGCCAAGCCGTTCATGGATGCGGTGCTGCACGAAATCGGCGCCTCGCTGGCGCGCGGCGAATCCTTCATCCTGCCGCCGCTGGGCCGCGGCAAGCTGCGCCCCAGGAAGGAAGGCGCAACCGGCGAGGGCGTGATGCTGAAGCTGCTGCCGGTGAAGTCGAAAAAAGAGGGTGAAACCCCTCTTGCGCCTGCGGAGGAGTGA
- a CDS encoding class I SAM-dependent methyltransferase — protein MSILVNEASKRLERLPLPAALEIGNGARIGAPNPRVTLHLPDEKSLLLLTGNRLDAIADAIVAGTVRIEGRMRDLMALTAGLIRPMGSAVQAGWIQRLIYGMRSARLHTRSRDAGQISFHYDVSDSFYDLWLDPRRVYSCAYYADPAMTLAQAQEAKLDLICRKLDLRPGERFLDVGAGWGGLLLWAAENYGVDATGITLSKNQHVHVNRMIRDKGLEGRVRMELRDYRDLPDDQPFDKIASVGMFEHVGRVNLPIYFRKLHALLRPGGLLMNHGITSGFLDDAAVSGGLGNFIEKYIFPGGELFHISHVLREMAGAGLESVDTESLRPHYARTLWAWSDTLEDRLAEAEAVLIASHGPDRGPQTLRAFRLYLAGCAMAFEEGWVSLHQILAVRPDGQLDTGPMRGAQSVYPFRRGYMYGDRQT, from the coding sequence ATGTCGATACTTGTGAACGAAGCCAGCAAGCGGTTGGAGCGGTTGCCGCTGCCCGCCGCGCTGGAAATCGGCAATGGTGCCCGCATCGGCGCGCCCAACCCGCGCGTCACGCTGCACCTGCCAGATGAAAAGTCGCTGCTGCTGCTGACCGGCAACCGGCTGGATGCCATCGCCGATGCCATCGTGGCGGGCACCGTCCGCATCGAGGGGCGGATGCGCGACCTGATGGCGCTGACCGCCGGGCTGATCCGCCCGATGGGATCGGCGGTGCAGGCCGGCTGGATCCAGCGGCTGATCTACGGCATGCGCTCGGCCCGGCTGCACACCCGCAGCCGCGATGCGGGCCAGATCAGCTTTCACTATGACGTGTCGGACAGTTTCTACGACCTGTGGCTGGACCCCCGCCGCGTCTATTCCTGTGCCTATTACGCCGACCCGGCCATGACCCTTGCCCAGGCACAAGAGGCCAAGCTGGACCTGATCTGCCGCAAGCTGGATCTGCGGCCCGGTGAACGGTTCCTGGATGTGGGCGCCGGCTGGGGCGGGCTGCTGCTGTGGGCGGCCGAGAATTATGGCGTCGATGCCACCGGAATCACCCTGTCGAAAAACCAGCATGTCCATGTCAACCGCATGATCCGCGACAAGGGGCTGGAGGGCCGGGTGCGGATGGAACTGCGCGATTACCGCGACCTGCCCGACGACCAGCCGTTCGACAAGATCGCCTCGGTGGGCATGTTCGAACATGTCGGGCGGGTGAACCTGCCGATCTATTTCCGCAAGCTGCATGCCCTGTTGCGGCCGGGCGGCCTGCTGATGAACCATGGCATCACCTCGGGCTTTCTGGACGATGCGGCGGTGTCGGGGGGCCTGGGCAATTTCATCGAGAAATACATCTTCCCGGGGGGCGAGCTGTTCCACATCTCGCATGTGCTGCGGGAAATGGCGGGGGCGGGGCTGGAATCGGTCGATACCGAATCGCTGCGCCCGCATTATGCCCGCACGCTCTGGGCCTGGTCCGACACGCTGGAAGACCGGCTGGCCGAGGCCGAGGCGGTGCTGATCGCCAGCCACGGCCCCGACCGCGGCCCCCAGACCCTGCGCGCCTTTCGCCTGTATCTGGCCGGCTGCGCCATGGCCTTCGAGGAAGGCTGGGTCTCGCTGCACCAGATCCTGGCCGTGCGCCCCGATGGCCAGCTGGACACCGGCCCGATGCGCGGCGCGCAATCGGTCTATCCGTTCCGGCGGGGGTATATGTATGGCGACCGGCAGACCTGA
- a CDS encoding PfkB family carbohydrate kinase, which produces MILVFGSVNVDLVARVEAIPRPGETVLSPGSTTHFGGKGANQAVAAARAGAVVQMAGAVGPDAFGASCLENFRQRGVGVDAMQQAGLATGVAFITVDRQGENAITVASGANGQIRAADVPQGWFDESDLCVLQMEVPLAETLLAARRARDAGARVVLNYAPAPARIGADLLDGLLALTDVLVLNEHEAATILSMAPRGAAGAEGLARGFGLDLVLTLGARGADWLAADGTRTHQPALPVQVVDTTGAGDTFVGALAAALAAGQGMAQAMAAATAAAAAACGWEGAQPPLG; this is translated from the coding sequence GTGATCCTTGTGTTCGGTTCCGTCAACGTCGATCTGGTCGCGCGGGTAGAGGCTATTCCCCGCCCGGGTGAAACCGTGCTGTCGCCTGGCAGCACCACGCATTTCGGCGGCAAGGGCGCCAATCAGGCGGTGGCCGCCGCGCGGGCGGGGGCGGTGGTGCAGATGGCGGGGGCGGTGGGCCCCGATGCCTTTGGCGCCAGCTGTCTGGAGAATTTCCGCCAGCGCGGGGTGGGCGTGGATGCGATGCAGCAGGCGGGGCTGGCCACCGGCGTGGCCTTCATCACCGTGGATCGCCAAGGGGAAAACGCCATTACCGTGGCCAGCGGGGCCAATGGCCAGATCCGGGCGGCCGATGTGCCGCAGGGCTGGTTCGATGAGTCCGACCTTTGCGTTCTGCAAATGGAGGTGCCGCTGGCCGAAACCCTGCTGGCCGCCCGCCGGGCGCGCGATGCCGGCGCCCGCGTGGTGCTGAACTATGCCCCCGCCCCGGCACGGATTGGGGCGGATTTGCTGGACGGGCTGCTGGCGCTGACCGATGTTCTGGTGCTGAACGAACACGAGGCGGCGACGATCCTGTCGATGGCCCCGCGCGGGGCAGCGGGGGCCGAGGGGCTGGCGCGCGGCTTTGGCCTGGATCTGGTGCTGACGCTGGGGGCGCGAGGGGCGGATTGGCTGGCGGCCGATGGCACCCGCACCCACCAGCCGGCGCTGCCGGTGCAGGTGGTCGATACCACGGGGGCCGGCGATACCTTTGTCGGCGCGCTGGCGGCGGCGCTGGCCGCAGGGCAGGGCATGGCACAGGCGATGGCCGCCGCGACGGCGGCGGCGGCGGCCGCCTGCGGCTGGGAAGGGGCGCAGCCCCCGCTGGGCTGA
- a CDS encoding FAD-binding domain-containing protein, with protein sequence MHRGRAVLNRFALPAGEAVALDRLEAFLNRAAPYGADRDRPDIDATSGLSEHLALGEISPRTLWAIADLRAEADPRQAPGIAKFLSEVIWREFAWHLLIDYPAMPRAAWRADWQDFPWQGASGALTRWERGQTGIALVDAGLREMRVTGRMHNRVRMVVASWLTKHLLTDWRLGLAHFDDSLTDWDPAANAMNWQWVAGCGPDAAPYFRIFNPAKQAEQVDPQGRYRRRWLAGYSGDPGPEALAYLDSCPPGWAIPAHWRGDGADKAIADGRARALDALERFRAAA encoded by the coding sequence ATGCACCGCGGCCGCGCCGTGCTGAACCGTTTCGCCCTGCCGGCGGGCGAGGCTGTGGCCCTGGACCGGCTGGAGGCGTTCCTGAACCGCGCCGCCCCCTATGGCGCCGACCGCGACCGCCCCGACATCGACGCGACATCGGGCCTGTCCGAACATCTGGCGCTTGGCGAAATCAGCCCCCGCACCCTGTGGGCCATCGCCGACCTGCGGGCCGAGGCCGACCCGCGTCAGGCGCCGGGCATCGCCAAATTCCTGTCCGAGGTGATCTGGCGCGAATTCGCCTGGCACCTGCTGATCGACTATCCCGCCATGCCCCGCGCCGCCTGGCGGGCCGACTGGCAGGATTTTCCCTGGCAGGGCGCCAGCGGCGCGCTGACCCGCTGGGAACGCGGCCAGACCGGCATCGCGCTGGTGGATGCGGGCCTGCGCGAAATGCGGGTGACGGGGCGCATGCACAACCGGGTGCGCATGGTGGTGGCCAGCTGGCTGACCAAGCATCTGCTGACCGACTGGCGGCTGGGGCTGGCCCATTTCGACGACAGCCTGACCGACTGGGATCCGGCCGCAAATGCGATGAACTGGCAATGGGTTGCCGGCTGCGGCCCCGATGCGGCGCCCTATTTCCGCATCTTCAACCCGGCCAAGCAGGCCGAACAGGTCGACCCGCAAGGCCGCTATCGCCGCCGCTGGCTGGCCGGCTACAGCGGCGATCCCGGCCCCGAGGCGCTGGCCTATCTGGACAGCTGCCCCCCGGGCTGGGCCATTCCCGCGCACTGGCGCGGCGACGGGGCCGACAAGGCAATTGCCGATGGCCGCGCCCGGGCGCTGGACGCGCTGGAGCGGTTTCGCGCCGCCGCCTGA
- a CDS encoding cyclopropane-fatty-acyl-phospholipid synthase family protein: MGLVSRLLQRRFLAALEGIRHGRLHLTLPDGSLHRFGTEGEEVDLTIRDWAVLPAIAARGDVGLGETWIDGLWTTRSLEGLLTLALRNIDHLADWSEPRGLARLRMLVTDRVLRLNSLRGSSRNIRAHYDVGNEFYQLWLDPGMTYSSGLFDGDEGLDHAQARKNDRILSRLAPGEQVLEIGCGWGGFAEAAADRGRHVTGLTLSPAQKGYADARLDGRADIRLLDYRHVQGRFDNIVSIEMIEAVGERYWPTYFATLKARLAEGGRAVLQAITVPDAEFSLYRTRSDFIRQHTFPGGMLPCNAVIAREAGRAGLEVRDTFAFGPDYARTCRIWAERMLAEAPRIRRFGYDDRFLRSWQFYLEGCAAAFATARTDVVQVELAHAGTGA, translated from the coding sequence ATGGGCCTTGTCTCTCGCCTGCTGCAACGCCGCTTCCTTGCCGCGCTGGAGGGTATCCGCCACGGCCGGCTGCACCTGACCCTGCCCGACGGCAGCCTCCACCGCTTTGGCACCGAGGGCGAGGAGGTGGACCTGACGATCCGCGACTGGGCCGTGCTGCCCGCCATCGCGGCGCGGGGCGATGTGGGCCTGGGCGAAACCTGGATCGACGGGTTGTGGACCACCCGTTCGCTCGAAGGGTTGCTGACCCTTGCCCTGCGCAACATCGACCATCTGGCCGACTGGTCGGAACCCCGGGGTCTTGCGCGGCTGCGGATGCTGGTCACCGACCGGGTGCTGCGGCTGAATTCGCTGCGCGGATCGTCGCGCAACATCCGGGCGCATTACGATGTGGGCAACGAATTCTACCAGCTGTGGCTGGACCCCGGCATGACCTATTCCTCCGGCCTGTTCGATGGCGACGAAGGGCTGGACCATGCCCAGGCGCGCAAGAACGACCGCATCCTGTCGCGGCTGGCCCCGGGCGAACAGGTGCTGGAAATCGGCTGTGGCTGGGGCGGCTTTGCCGAAGCGGCGGCCGACCGCGGCCGGCATGTGACCGGGCTTACCCTGTCGCCGGCGCAAAAGGGCTATGCCGATGCGCGGCTGGACGGGCGGGCCGACATTCGCCTGCTGGACTATCGCCATGTGCAGGGCCGGTTCGACAACATCGTGTCGATCGAGATGATCGAGGCGGTGGGCGAACGCTACTGGCCCACCTATTTCGCCACGCTCAAGGCCCGGCTGGCCGAAGGCGGGCGGGCGGTGTTGCAGGCCATCACCGTGCCGGATGCGGAATTCTCGCTGTATCGCACGCGGTCGGATTTCATCCGCCAGCATACCTTTCCCGGCGGCATGCTGCCCTGCAACGCCGTCATCGCGCGCGAGGCGGGCCGCGCCGGGCTGGAGGTGCGCGATACCTTTGCCTTTGGCCCCGATTACGCGCGCACCTGCCGGATCTGGGCCGAACGCATGCTGGCCGAAGCCCCCCGTATCCGGCGCTTTGGCTATGACGACCGTTTCCTGCGCAGCTGGCAGTTCTATCTGGAAGGGTGCGCCGCGGCCTTTGCCACCGCGCGCACCGATGTGGTGCAGGTGGAACTGGCCCATGCCGGGACGGGCGCATGA
- a CDS encoding DUF1365 domain-containing protein produces MTLADRLAAGEVLHMAASVTHARRGTLRHAFRYGVDYLLLAPDHARGPALMARNRFNLLSVHDRDHGGPRGAGRGSAWAWDRLAQAGLPRAPGMVMALLTQPRILGHWFTPVSFWMVLQGDRLLAAIAEVNNTFGQRHSYICHLPGFAAIGPADAMTAAKMFHVSPFQDVQGHYRFNFALGSGRLAIRIAQLDGPNGLDAAMAGALVPLTNARVLAACLRRPGGSVRVLVLIYWHALRLKLKGARYRSLPAPPDQEIS; encoded by the coding sequence ATGACGCTGGCCGACCGTCTTGCGGCGGGCGAGGTGCTGCACATGGCGGCATCGGTCACCCATGCCCGGCGCGGCACACTGCGCCATGCGTTCCGCTATGGGGTGGACTACCTGCTGCTGGCCCCCGACCACGCCCGGGGCCCGGCGCTGATGGCGCGCAACCGATTCAATCTGCTGTCCGTCCATGACCGCGACCATGGCGGCCCGCGCGGCGCCGGCCGTGGCAGCGCCTGGGCCTGGGACCGGCTGGCGCAGGCCGGGCTGCCCCGCGCGCCCGGCATGGTCATGGCCCTGCTGACCCAGCCGCGCATCCTCGGCCACTGGTTTACCCCGGTCAGCTTCTGGATGGTGCTGCAAGGCGACCGGCTGCTGGCCGCCATTGCCGAGGTCAACAACACCTTCGGCCAGCGGCATTCCTACATCTGCCACCTGCCCGGCTTTGCCGCCATCGGCCCGGCCGATGCGATGACGGCGGCCAAGATGTTCCATGTCTCACCCTTTCAGGATGTGCAGGGGCATTACCGTTTCAACTTTGCGCTGGGGTCGGGCCGGCTGGCGATCCGCATTGCGCAGCTGGACGGGCCGAACGGGCTGGACGCCGCCATGGCCGGGGCGCTGGTGCCGCTGACCAACGCGCGGGTGCTGGCCGCTTGCCTGCGCCGGCCCGGTGGCAGCGTCAGGGTTCTGGTCCTGATCTACTGGCATGCGCTACGATTGAAGCTGAAGGGCGCCCGCTACCGCTCCCTGCCCGCCCCACCCGATCAGGAGATCAGCTGA
- a CDS encoding NAD(P)/FAD-dependent oxidoreductase, which produces MPFDLTHGAPQRIAIIGGGISGLSAAWLLGGLHDVTVYEAENRLGGHARTVVAGRNGDQPVDTGFIVFNYANYPNLTALFRDLNVPVEKSDMSFGVSLMAGRLEYALRSGDALFGQRRNLISPGFLGMIRDILRFNNRAEGTARPDETIDDLLARMGLGQRFRDHYLFPICGAIWSTPASGIGAFPAEALIRFMRNHALMSAGQQHQWWTVSGGSASYVTRLEAALRQRRVQIRSGTPVLSVTRRDSRVTVQGAASLPESYDQVIFACHADQALALLADATPQEQAALGAVRFQPNRTVLHSDPAVMPRRKRCWSSWVYRSDGTGGDGAGIGVSYWMNRLQNIPQDDPLFVSLNPAIAIRDEAIQDEVTFRHPVFDQAALQAQKQIVAMQGANQTWFAGAWLRNGFHEDGFASALRIARRLLPQRVWP; this is translated from the coding sequence ATGCCCTTTGACCTGACCCATGGAGCGCCCCAGCGCATCGCCATCATCGGCGGCGGCATATCCGGCCTGTCCGCCGCCTGGCTGCTTGGGGGGCTGCATGATGTCACCGTCTACGAGGCGGAGAACCGCCTTGGCGGCCATGCCCGCACCGTGGTGGCGGGCCGCAACGGCGACCAGCCGGTGGATACCGGATTCATCGTGTTCAACTATGCCAACTACCCCAACCTGACCGCCCTGTTCCGCGACCTGAACGTGCCGGTCGAGAAAAGCGACATGAGCTTTGGCGTTTCCCTGATGGCGGGGCGGCTGGAATATGCCCTGCGGTCGGGCGATGCGCTGTTCGGGCAGCGGCGCAACCTGATCTCGCCCGGGTTTCTGGGCATGATCCGCGACATCCTGCGGTTCAACAACCGCGCCGAAGGCACGGCCCGCCCCGACGAAACGATCGACGATCTGCTCGCCCGCATGGGTCTGGGCCAGCGGTTCCGCGACCATTACCTGTTCCCGATCTGCGGGGCCATCTGGTCGACCCCGGCCAGCGGCATCGGCGCATTCCCGGCCGAGGCGCTGATCCGCTTCATGCGCAACCATGCGCTGATGTCGGCGGGCCAGCAGCACCAGTGGTGGACGGTTTCCGGTGGCAGCGCAAGTTATGTAACCCGGCTGGAGGCTGCGCTGCGTCAGCGCCGGGTCCAGATTCGCAGCGGCACCCCGGTGCTGTCGGTCACCCGGCGCGACAGCCGGGTGACGGTGCAGGGCGCGGCCAGCCTGCCCGAAAGCTATGATCAGGTGATCTTTGCCTGCCATGCCGATCAGGCGCTGGCGCTGCTGGCCGATGCGACACCGCAGGAACAGGCGGCACTGGGCGCGGTGCGGTTCCAGCCCAACCGCACGGTGCTGCACAGCGACCCCGCCGTGATGCCGCGCCGCAAGCGCTGCTGGAGTTCCTGGGTGTATCGCAGCGATGGCACAGGCGGCGACGGCGCGGGCATCGGGGTCAGCTACTGGATGAACCGGCTGCAAAACATCCCCCAGGACGATCCGCTGTTCGTCTCGCTCAACCCCGCCATCGCGATCCGGGACGAGGCGATCCAGGATGAGGTGACGTTCCGCCACCCGGTGTTCGACCAGGCCGCCTTGCAGGCACAAAAACAGATCGTCGCCATGCAGGGCGCGAACCAGACATGGTTCGCCGGCGCCTGGCTGCGCAATGGCTTTCACGAAGACGGTTTCGCCAGCGCCCTGCGCATTGCCCGCCGCCTGCTGCCGCAACGGGTCTGGCCATGA